One genomic segment of Coriobacteriia bacterium includes these proteins:
- a CDS encoding universal stress protein: MGTSYKKIFVSLDGTEQQQHVLERAVQIASNHGAELYVGHVIDSTPMQAAGTYPATLIPSLEKAWKDSIAEDIKAAEADGRIPSITVDVKAGRIRETLHDDFIDEIKPDLVICGARGLSNIKYAILGSISTYLVRSCPCDVLIVK; encoded by the coding sequence ATGGGCACGAGCTACAAGAAGATCTTCGTCTCTCTCGACGGTACCGAACAGCAGCAGCACGTGCTCGAGCGCGCCGTTCAGATCGCGAGCAACCACGGGGCCGAGCTCTACGTCGGCCACGTCATCGACTCCACGCCGATGCAGGCCGCCGGCACCTATCCCGCGACGCTCATCCCGAGCCTTGAGAAGGCATGGAAGGACTCCATCGCCGAGGACATTAAGGCTGCCGAGGCCGATGGCCGCATCCCGTCCATCACCGTCGACGTCAAGGCCGGCCGCATCCGTGAGACGCTGCACGACGACTTCATCGACGAGATCAAGCCCGATCTCGTCATCTGCGGCGCGCGCGGCCTGTCAAACATCAAGTACGCCATCCTGGGCTCCATCTCGACGTACCTCGTGCGCAGCTGCCCGTGCGATGTGTTGATCGTGAAGTAA
- a CDS encoding SurA N-terminal domain-containing protein — MGLAFVASQPVLAGPASSGDADAPAVSTSNDASSSARSDEDGLLAEGLARDVAATINGEELPLSVLTSYVDSVRAAIGSQTNAAWEAYLTDQGYDDPNAYWQALIDHYGREMVVLQRCDELGISASDEEIDEYEGRLKAMLGADTEESSFIWEAYLERGGYTEQGIRAAFAYQLRLQKLYEMEVPREPASEEVVQRYAEAYASSYGLTQDDSGAVDLSSVSEDARAQIEQDATGFAWDYACERYVDELYAGADVAIYVAHQYDVPGQSHGTAGSGAADTDASSARIDAA, encoded by the coding sequence GTGGGGCTTGCATTCGTGGCGTCCCAGCCTGTCCTGGCGGGCCCGGCCTCATCTGGGGACGCGGACGCCCCCGCCGTCTCGACCTCGAACGATGCCTCCTCTTCGGCGCGCTCCGATGAGGATGGCCTGCTCGCTGAGGGGCTGGCCCGCGATGTCGCAGCCACCATCAACGGCGAGGAGCTGCCCCTGTCGGTGTTGACGTCTTACGTCGACAGCGTGCGCGCCGCGATCGGCAGCCAGACCAATGCTGCCTGGGAGGCCTATCTCACCGATCAAGGCTACGACGATCCCAACGCCTACTGGCAGGCGCTCATCGACCACTACGGTCGGGAGATGGTCGTGCTGCAGCGCTGCGACGAGCTTGGCATCAGCGCCTCCGACGAGGAGATCGACGAGTACGAGGGCCGCCTCAAGGCGATGCTCGGCGCCGACACGGAGGAGAGCTCGTTTATCTGGGAAGCCTACCTCGAGCGCGGCGGTTACACCGAACAGGGCATCCGCGCGGCCTTCGCTTACCAGCTGCGCCTTCAGAAGCTTTATGAGATGGAGGTGCCCCGCGAGCCCGCCTCCGAGGAGGTCGTGCAGCGCTATGCCGAGGCATATGCGAGCAGCTATGGCCTGACACAGGACGACTCGGGTGCCGTTGACCTGTCGAGCGTCTCCGAGGACGCGCGTGCCCAGATCGAGCAGGACGCAACCGGCTTTGCCTGGGACTACGCTTGCGAGCGCTACGTCGACGAGCTCTATGCGGGCGCCGACGTCGCTATCTACGTGGCGCACCAGTACGACGTCCCCGGCCAGAGCCACGGCACGGCCGGCTCGGGCGCTGCGGACACGGACGCTTCGTCTGCTCGCATCGACGCCGCGTGA
- a CDS encoding M48 family metallopeptidase gives MARRGARGHGAVVAREVLKVGPYEVVLTRKRIKRAWLRVDAPEGPVRVSAPQAMGNARIEAFVLGRASWIEQRRSELAAVDASPRTGHILEDGRVLLWGEPCELPDVLARAARVRAEATGARPRASRYNLEDSAARERAATAALKTLLMSEALRLVGEWEPRMGVRATQVTLRDMRSRWGSCSTRSGRIRFSLTLVHYPVDLLELIVVHELTHLLEPSHNAHFHALMTRYLPDWPAREQKLRRLSQGR, from the coding sequence GTGGCAAGAAGGGGAGCGCGCGGCCATGGTGCCGTCGTGGCGCGCGAGGTGCTCAAAGTGGGGCCCTACGAGGTCGTGCTGACCCGCAAACGCATCAAACGGGCATGGCTGCGCGTCGACGCCCCGGAGGGCCCCGTGCGCGTGAGTGCCCCACAGGCCATGGGCAACGCGCGCATCGAGGCGTTCGTGCTGGGACGCGCGTCGTGGATAGAGCAGAGGCGCTCCGAGCTCGCTGCCGTCGACGCCAGCCCGCGCACGGGCCATATCCTTGAAGACGGGCGCGTCCTTTTGTGGGGCGAGCCCTGCGAGCTGCCAGACGTCCTGGCGCGCGCCGCACGCGTGCGAGCCGAGGCGACGGGGGCGCGGCCCCGCGCGAGCCGCTACAACCTAGAGGATTCCGCGGCCCGAGAGCGCGCAGCAACGGCGGCGCTTAAGACGCTACTCATGAGCGAGGCGCTGCGCCTCGTGGGGGAGTGGGAGCCGCGCATGGGCGTCCGCGCGACGCAGGTGACGCTGCGCGACATGCGCAGCCGCTGGGGCTCGTGCAGCACGCGTTCAGGCCGGATTCGCTTCTCGCTCACGCTGGTGCACTACCCGGTTGACCTGCTCGAGCTCATCGTCGTCCACGAGCTTACGCACCTTCTCGAGCCCAGCCACAACGCCCACTTCCACGCCCTCATGACCCGCTACCTTCCCGACTGGCCGGCTCGCGAGCAAAAACTCCGCCGCCTCTCCCAAGGTCGCTAG
- a CDS encoding glutamine synthetase III, whose amino-acid sequence MTKPTDLYGTKVFSTKVMQERLPKPTYKAMVRTMELGERLDIEVANVVAHAMKEWAIEQGATHYAHWFQPLTGITSEKHDAFLNPEDGGRAIMSFSGKELVQGEPDASSFPSGGIRSTFEARGYTAWDPTSPAFIKDDVLCIPTAFVGYTGESLDKKTPLLRSMTAVSDQAKRVLHLLGKDVPRVTTTVGPEQEYFLVKEEDYAKRPDLILTGRTLFGASPAKGQQLQEHYFGAIRPTVSRFMKELDDELWKLAIPAKTKHNEVAPCQHELAPVFEDANVAIDHNLVVMELMKIIASHHGLVCLEHEKPFDGINGSGKHNNWSLSAGHDNLLDPTDTPDEDLQFLIFLTCVIAAVDEYQDLLRLSVASAGNDHRLGAHEAPPAIISIFLGDELGALVEAIIKGEPYHSHGHESMSLGVPVLPDLSKDNTDRNRTSPFAFTGNKFEFRAPGSRQNLSDPNTVLNTAMAKTLKDFADALEGSTNFEADAMAYIKKSLTEHQNIVFNGDGYSPEWPVEAEKRGLLNLRTLPDAAPALIAEKNIKLFEEFGVMSRVECESHYEIKLEQYCNLVGIEALTMLDMANEQYLPAVNAFATDVASGLAMKQDLGVACKAETKLLTKLTDGADAIAEAIEKLTEAQQAMVDIACPQKRGEACRDSVLPAMEELRAAVDAMEPITAKDYWPVPTYNDILFYL is encoded by the coding sequence ATGACCAAGCCGACCGACCTCTACGGTACGAAGGTCTTCAGCACGAAGGTGATGCAGGAGCGCCTTCCCAAGCCCACGTACAAGGCCATGGTGCGCACGATGGAGCTCGGCGAGCGCCTCGACATCGAGGTGGCCAACGTCGTCGCCCACGCCATGAAGGAGTGGGCCATCGAGCAGGGCGCCACGCACTACGCCCACTGGTTCCAGCCGCTGACGGGTATCACGAGCGAGAAGCACGACGCGTTCCTCAACCCCGAGGACGGCGGTCGCGCCATCATGAGCTTCTCGGGCAAGGAGCTCGTCCAGGGCGAGCCCGACGCATCGAGCTTCCCCTCGGGCGGCATCCGCTCGACGTTCGAGGCGCGCGGCTATACGGCGTGGGACCCCACGAGCCCGGCGTTCATCAAGGACGACGTGCTGTGCATCCCCACGGCGTTCGTCGGCTACACCGGCGAGTCCCTCGATAAGAAGACGCCGCTGCTGCGCTCGATGACCGCCGTGTCCGACCAGGCGAAGCGCGTGCTGCACCTGCTGGGCAAGGATGTGCCGCGCGTCACGACGACCGTCGGCCCCGAGCAGGAGTACTTCCTCGTCAAGGAGGAGGACTACGCCAAGCGCCCTGACCTCATCCTGACGGGCCGCACGCTGTTCGGCGCCTCGCCCGCCAAGGGACAGCAGCTCCAGGAGCACTACTTCGGCGCCATCCGCCCCACGGTGAGCCGCTTCATGAAGGAGCTCGACGACGAGCTGTGGAAGCTCGCCATCCCCGCCAAGACGAAGCACAACGAGGTTGCACCGTGCCAGCACGAGCTCGCGCCCGTGTTCGAGGACGCCAACGTCGCCATCGACCACAACCTCGTTGTCATGGAGCTCATGAAGATCATCGCGAGCCACCATGGCCTCGTGTGCCTCGAGCACGAGAAGCCGTTCGACGGCATCAACGGCTCGGGCAAGCACAACAACTGGTCGCTATCCGCTGGCCACGACAACCTGCTCGACCCCACGGACACGCCCGATGAGGACCTGCAGTTCCTCATTTTCCTGACGTGCGTCATCGCGGCTGTCGACGAGTACCAGGACCTGCTGCGCCTCTCCGTGGCGTCGGCCGGCAACGATCATCGCCTCGGTGCGCACGAGGCGCCGCCCGCCATCATCTCCATCTTCCTGGGCGACGAGCTCGGCGCGCTCGTCGAGGCCATCATCAAGGGCGAGCCCTACCACTCGCACGGCCACGAGAGCATGAGCCTGGGCGTGCCGGTGCTGCCCGACCTGTCCAAGGACAACACGGACCGCAACCGCACGAGCCCGTTCGCGTTCACGGGCAACAAGTTCGAGTTCCGCGCCCCCGGCTCGCGCCAGAACCTCTCCGACCCGAACACGGTGCTCAACACCGCCATGGCCAAGACGCTCAAGGACTTCGCCGACGCCTTGGAGGGTTCGACGAACTTCGAGGCCGATGCCATGGCCTACATCAAGAAGTCGCTGACCGAGCACCAGAACATCGTGTTCAACGGTGACGGTTACAGCCCCGAGTGGCCCGTCGAGGCCGAGAAGCGCGGCCTGCTCAACCTGCGCACGCTGCCCGATGCGGCGCCCGCGCTCATCGCCGAGAAGAACATCAAGCTCTTCGAGGAGTTCGGCGTCATGAGCAGGGTCGAGTGCGAGAGCCACTACGAGATCAAGCTCGAGCAGTACTGCAACCTCGTGGGCATCGAGGCGCTGACGATGCTCGACATGGCCAACGAGCAGTACCTGCCCGCCGTGAACGCCTTCGCGACCGACGTCGCCTCTGGCCTCGCCATGAAGCAGGACCTCGGCGTTGCGTGCAAGGCCGAGACGAAGCTGCTCACGAAGCTGACCGACGGCGCTGATGCCATCGCCGAGGCCATCGAGAAGCTGACGGAGGCACAGCAGGCCATGGTGGACATAGCCTGCCCGCAGAAGCGCGGCGAGGCGTGCCGCGACAGCGTGCTGCCCGCCATGGAGGAGCTGCGCGCCGCCGTCGACGCTATGGAGCCCATCACGGCCAAGGACTATTGGCCGGTGCCGACGTACAACGACATCCTGTTCTATCTGTAA
- a CDS encoding ABC transporter ATP-binding protein: protein MRLEVRDASCGHDKKHPTLTHVSFEVESGQVCCVLGPNGVGKSTLFQSVLGLLPLLSGQVLIDGQDVARWSPARMAGQIAYVSQSHKPPFPYQVKDVVMMGRTALMGPTGTPRLEDWNAVDNALEDLGITHLRDKAYTDISGGELQMVMIARALAQKPRMLVLDEPTAALDYGNVVRVIGKVRELAAKGYAVVMTTHSPDHAFMCNSKVLLLQRDAPQVFGDAVNVITERNMRSAYGIGVRVVEFLNPGDTVVRMCAPVFSDPLAAGDAGASEEAGEQ from the coding sequence ATGCGACTTGAGGTCCGCGACGCGTCGTGCGGCCACGACAAGAAACACCCCACGCTTACGCACGTGAGCTTCGAGGTGGAGAGCGGTCAGGTGTGCTGTGTGCTCGGCCCCAACGGCGTCGGCAAGTCGACGCTGTTCCAGTCGGTGCTCGGCCTGCTGCCGCTGCTCAGCGGCCAGGTTCTCATCGACGGGCAGGACGTGGCGCGCTGGTCGCCGGCACGCATGGCCGGCCAGATTGCCTACGTGTCGCAGAGCCACAAGCCGCCCTTCCCCTACCAGGTGAAGGACGTCGTCATGATGGGCCGCACCGCGCTTATGGGGCCGACGGGAACGCCGCGCCTCGAGGACTGGAATGCGGTCGACAACGCGCTTGAGGACCTCGGCATCACACACCTGCGCGACAAGGCGTATACGGACATCTCCGGCGGCGAGCTACAGATGGTCATGATTGCACGCGCCTTGGCGCAGAAGCCGCGCATGCTCGTGCTCGACGAGCCCACGGCGGCGCTGGACTACGGCAACGTCGTCCGCGTCATCGGCAAGGTGCGCGAGCTCGCCGCCAAGGGATACGCCGTCGTCATGACGACGCACTCGCCCGACCACGCGTTCATGTGCAACTCGAAGGTGCTGCTGCTCCAGCGCGATGCCCCACAGGTGTTCGGTGACGCGGTCAACGTCATTACGGAGCGCAACATGCGCAGCGCTTACGGTATCGGCGTGCGCGTTGTGGAGTTCCTCAATCCTGGGGATACAGTCGTGCGCATGTGCGCCCCCGTGTTTAGCGACCCGCTTGCCGCGGGCGATGCTGGCGCGTCCGAAGAGGCGGGGGAGCAATGA
- a CDS encoding DUF58 domain-containing protein, which yields MDKHRMGRPSSGGGEPEPRGSGEARAAGGASCPARLERAPRAGRIAGALVALALCAVPPVFVNDAVGYVPLVAYVVLVALCWAYLQVVARHVDCTQNVQRREVTRGHEGELAVSVRNTGALVMPRVEPSFIIERDDGDVQELRARSALAPRQDRAFSLGVGFDHVGTYEVGLRSVELFDPLGLTSRVVPVGRRCRVRVVPRVVPVGDTGASDPSASDVARSVRTVMSDDMDYSCVRAYQMGDPMKKVHWKMSARAEDSLYTKLFESSTNPGLTVALDFFTTEADAELRASLFDTMLEVAFSLLDHAGRTGVATTLAFCDRSGAARRIHACSPGELNPLVDDMPRLSGDVPARRASDMIDEDLSDAGARANLVFVATGVSRDMAETLRRQIAARRDVRVLLAVPEALTASQRRERLAAVGQLTGDDVRVSCVGDASELSRGVR from the coding sequence ATGGACAAGCATCGGATGGGGCGTCCGAGCTCGGGCGGAGGGGAACCGGAGCCGCGGGGCTCTGGCGAGGCCCGGGCGGCCGGCGGCGCGAGTTGCCCCGCCCGCCTGGAACGCGCGCCGCGGGCCGGGCGTATCGCGGGGGCACTCGTCGCTCTCGCGCTGTGCGCCGTGCCGCCCGTCTTCGTCAACGACGCTGTGGGCTACGTGCCGCTCGTCGCCTATGTCGTGCTCGTCGCGCTGTGCTGGGCCTACCTGCAGGTCGTCGCCCGCCATGTGGACTGCACGCAGAACGTGCAACGTCGCGAGGTCACGCGTGGGCACGAGGGGGAGCTCGCCGTGTCAGTGCGCAACACGGGCGCGCTTGTCATGCCGCGCGTCGAGCCTTCGTTTATCATCGAGCGCGACGACGGTGACGTGCAGGAGCTGCGTGCCCGCTCTGCGCTGGCCCCGCGCCAGGACCGCGCGTTCTCGCTGGGCGTGGGCTTCGACCACGTGGGCACCTACGAAGTCGGCCTGCGCAGCGTCGAGCTGTTCGACCCGCTTGGGCTGACTTCCCGCGTCGTGCCCGTGGGGCGCCGGTGCCGGGTGCGCGTCGTGCCGCGCGTCGTGCCTGTTGGCGACACCGGTGCGAGCGACCCGTCGGCCAGCGACGTGGCTCGCAGCGTGCGGACCGTCATGAGCGACGACATGGACTACTCGTGCGTTCGCGCCTACCAGATGGGCGACCCGATGAAGAAGGTCCACTGGAAGATGTCTGCGCGCGCCGAGGACTCGCTCTACACGAAGCTGTTCGAGTCCTCGACGAATCCCGGGCTCACGGTGGCGCTGGACTTCTTTACGACAGAAGCTGACGCCGAGCTTCGCGCTTCGCTGTTCGACACGATGCTCGAGGTGGCGTTCTCGCTGCTTGACCATGCGGGTCGCACCGGTGTCGCCACGACGCTGGCGTTCTGCGACCGCTCGGGAGCGGCGCGGCGCATCCATGCCTGCTCGCCCGGCGAGCTCAATCCACTCGTGGACGACATGCCCCGGCTCTCCGGCGACGTGCCGGCACGCAGGGCGTCTGACATGATCGACGAGGACCTTTCCGACGCGGGGGCACGCGCGAACCTCGTGTTCGTGGCGACCGGGGTGTCGCGTGACATGGCCGAGACACTGCGTCGCCAGATCGCGGCGCGTCGGGACGTGCGGGTTCTGCTCGCTGTGCCCGAGGCGCTGACGGCCTCGCAGCGTCGCGAGCGCCTGGCTGCCGTGGGCCAGCTCACTGGCGATGACGTGCGCGTGTCGTGCGTCGGCGACGCGTCTGAGCTTTCGCGGGGGGTGAGGTAG
- a CDS encoding DUF4129 domain-containing protein, producing MAQNIYAAEAGAAQAAGTSATAEPTRSTGATASSRGALGLPAGLVARAPEALLLAALSSCVTMVALQGFVVAPALQFNIALLVAISCALQSCLAWAASSSRRHIVGGITFAVLVVVVVAVGMAMSTGPDPLADVEGNNLSFCLTLVVANLAAFSLSRRRPALFVLLAITLFTCGFIEYVYHAGLVVPSVVAVGCVGALFVVRPYALVEARGDAAGRPAHGVVALTALALVALACGVGALVWALLIAPLEPGRVVVKLFTEQRALPTEYVDNPLMIDEVEDPDALSTNLGSTRVYGSKSVQIDSDDPALAEMDDFIDEAREQAGSQGIYNPGVASDDGVYLYTYDVPSWWWLLLIPVPFALLALAIIVRKLMRRARRHKIARLGEREQVTTLYVELCRTLGRLGLGRPAEQTPAEFARDAAERLEVFWAPAEGVVSWDDVSRAYEHAHYGQLAPSEDDLAACWAAYDALPKCALRRTGRLKYALRWFWVL from the coding sequence ATGGCACAGAACATCTACGCCGCCGAGGCGGGAGCCGCACAGGCTGCCGGGACCAGCGCGACTGCCGAGCCGACTCGCTCGACCGGGGCGACCGCCTCCTCGCGGGGCGCGCTTGGCCTGCCCGCCGGGCTCGTCGCCCGCGCGCCGGAAGCCCTGCTGCTCGCGGCGCTGTCGAGCTGCGTGACGATGGTCGCGCTGCAGGGCTTCGTCGTGGCGCCGGCGCTGCAGTTCAACATCGCTCTGCTCGTTGCGATCTCCTGCGCGCTGCAGTCTTGTTTGGCCTGGGCCGCCAGTTCCTCGCGCCGCCATATCGTGGGCGGCATCACCTTCGCCGTGCTGGTCGTGGTCGTCGTGGCAGTCGGCATGGCGATGTCAACCGGCCCCGATCCGCTTGCCGACGTTGAGGGCAACAACCTGTCCTTTTGCCTTACGCTCGTCGTGGCCAACCTGGCGGCGTTTTCGCTGTCTCGCCGCAGGCCCGCCCTGTTCGTGTTGCTGGCGATCACGCTGTTCACCTGCGGCTTCATCGAGTACGTCTACCACGCGGGGCTCGTTGTGCCCTCCGTGGTCGCTGTGGGCTGCGTCGGGGCGCTGTTTGTCGTGCGGCCCTATGCCCTCGTCGAGGCGCGCGGCGATGCTGCGGGGCGGCCGGCCCATGGCGTCGTTGCGTTGACGGCGCTCGCCCTGGTGGCGCTGGCGTGCGGTGTGGGCGCCCTGGTATGGGCGCTGCTCATCGCGCCGCTCGAGCCGGGCCGCGTCGTCGTGAAACTGTTTACCGAGCAGCGCGCGCTACCGACGGAGTACGTCGACAACCCGCTGATGATCGACGAGGTGGAGGATCCCGACGCGCTCAGTACGAACCTGGGCAGCACGCGGGTCTACGGCTCGAAGTCTGTGCAGATCGACAGCGACGACCCCGCGCTGGCCGAGATGGACGACTTCATCGACGAGGCACGCGAGCAGGCCGGTTCGCAGGGCATCTATAATCCCGGCGTGGCCTCCGACGACGGCGTGTACCTCTACACGTACGACGTGCCCTCGTGGTGGTGGCTGCTGCTCATCCCAGTGCCGTTCGCGCTGCTGGCTCTCGCCATCATCGTGCGCAAGCTGATGCGTCGCGCCCGCCGGCACAAAATCGCGCGGCTGGGGGAGCGCGAACAGGTGACGACGCTCTACGTCGAGCTGTGCCGCACATTGGGCAGGCTCGGCCTGGGACGCCCCGCCGAGCAGACTCCTGCCGAGTTCGCCCGCGATGCCGCCGAGCGTCTCGAGGTGTTTTGGGCGCCAGCGGAGGGGGTCGTGAGCTGGGACGACGTGAGCCGTGCTTACGAGCATGCTCACTACGGGCAGCTTGCGCCGAGCGAAGACGACCTGGCAGCGTGCTGGGCGGCCTACGATGCGCTGCCCAAGTGCGCCCTGCGCCGCACCGGCCGTCTCAAGTACGCGCTGCGCTGGTTCTGGGTGCTCTAG
- the polA gene encoding DNA polymerase I: MTDSADNIENAATGGDGPRAAICVIDGNSILHRAYHAIPDTMAAPDGRPTNALFGFVSMFLKMLEEFHPYGVICVFDKGRPQRRMDLLPQYKAQRPPTDPTLKAQFPMIRELVAAMGVPVMELEGWEGDDLLGTLARQGEQAGYDMLLVTGDRDAYQLVTDHVRVVSTKKGLSDVVIYDPAAVAELYDGVTPAQIPDFYGMKGDSSDNIPGVPGVGPKKAAALLNQYGTLDEVLAHAGEIKGKMGENLREHADDARVSRRVATIDCTAPVTFDAAAAAWPQFDPARVRAHFGELGFTQLTRRVLAYASAADDEQATAVVSEALAPRLPDEALEGEEAWERLDTALDEGAWLGVFVDAAQDSGSLFDLEQSVYVALSSGWVVEGAGCGGRSDDASESVAPVSAGSAKGAPVPPEGHAAEQPAEVLRFGGDDATAALLEAYRRGRVASFSVKDDLHLLVPTDSSEPAMLDLSTFDSARAFDVSVAAYLLDSNRSDYGRASIVAAYLPFELPAAPEEPKPAKGKRSKAALAGVADPAQDERTRRRLAIASAASTLALRDALAQMMDADGSLACFDRIEMPLVPALVTLERAGMTVSLPRLAELSAELGGQLDELRERIYAQAGGEPFNVDSPMQLSQVLFDRLGLPTKGLKKTQRGYYSTNAKVLEDLAHDWPIVADILEYRERAKIKSTYLDALPLQAGRWGDGRVHTQYNQTSTATGRLSSSDPNLQNIPIRSELGRMVRAAFVPEDPDASCILGCDYSQIELRLLAHLSQDVGLIAAFTDGEDFHAETAARVFGVPPSEVTPEMRSRAKAVNFGIVYGQQAYGLSTSLGISFVEAQDMIDRYYIQFPGVRAYLDGLVAFAHEHGWVETMYGRKRHIPELYAKVPSIRSFGDRTAMNHPMQGSAADIIKIAMARVARRMEAEGFKARMIVQVHDELDFDCPLDEVEALSALVREEMTGVAQLRVPLVVSCDTGRSWAEAH; this comes from the coding sequence ATGACCGACAGCGCCGACAACATCGAGAACGCCGCGACGGGAGGCGACGGGCCGCGCGCAGCGATCTGCGTCATCGACGGCAACTCCATCCTGCACCGCGCCTACCACGCCATACCCGACACGATGGCCGCCCCTGACGGCCGGCCGACAAACGCGCTGTTCGGCTTCGTGTCCATGTTCCTCAAGATGCTCGAGGAGTTTCATCCCTACGGCGTCATCTGCGTGTTCGACAAGGGTAGGCCACAACGGCGCATGGACCTGCTGCCCCAGTACAAGGCGCAACGCCCGCCGACTGACCCGACGCTTAAGGCCCAGTTCCCGATGATCCGCGAGCTCGTGGCCGCTATGGGCGTTCCCGTCATGGAGCTCGAGGGCTGGGAGGGCGACGACCTGCTCGGCACGCTGGCACGCCAGGGCGAGCAGGCCGGCTATGACATGCTGCTCGTGACGGGTGACCGCGACGCCTACCAGCTCGTGACGGACCACGTGCGCGTCGTCTCCACGAAGAAGGGCCTCTCCGACGTCGTCATCTATGACCCGGCTGCCGTCGCGGAGCTCTACGACGGCGTGACGCCGGCGCAGATCCCTGACTTCTACGGCATGAAGGGCGACAGCTCCGACAACATCCCCGGTGTTCCGGGCGTCGGCCCCAAGAAGGCGGCGGCGCTGCTTAACCAGTACGGCACGCTTGACGAGGTGCTGGCACACGCCGGCGAGATCAAGGGCAAGATGGGCGAAAACCTGCGCGAACACGCCGATGACGCGCGCGTGTCGCGGCGTGTGGCGACCATCGACTGCACGGCGCCGGTGACGTTTGACGCTGCGGCCGCCGCCTGGCCGCAGTTCGACCCGGCACGCGTGCGGGCTCACTTCGGCGAGCTGGGCTTCACACAGCTGACGCGGCGCGTGCTGGCCTACGCCTCCGCCGCGGATGACGAGCAGGCGACGGCCGTCGTCTCGGAGGCGCTTGCCCCGCGCCTGCCTGACGAGGCGCTTGAGGGCGAGGAGGCTTGGGAGCGCCTGGACACGGCACTTGACGAGGGCGCGTGGCTCGGCGTGTTCGTCGACGCGGCCCAGGATTCGGGCTCGCTGTTCGACCTCGAGCAGAGCGTGTACGTGGCGCTGAGCTCGGGCTGGGTTGTCGAGGGGGCGGGCTGCGGAGGGCGCAGTGACGACGCTTCCGAGAGCGTAGCTCCCGTGTCCGCCGGCTCTGCGAAAGGCGCGCCTGTGCCGCCCGAGGGTCACGCTGCCGAGCAGCCTGCCGAGGTGCTACGCTTCGGGGGCGACGACGCAACGGCGGCGCTGCTCGAGGCGTACCGGCGCGGCCGCGTCGCAAGCTTCTCTGTCAAGGACGACCTGCACCTGCTCGTGCCGACGGACTCCAGCGAGCCTGCGATGCTCGATCTCTCCACCTTCGACTCGGCGCGTGCATTCGACGTCTCCGTGGCAGCCTACCTGCTTGATTCGAACCGCTCCGACTATGGGCGCGCCTCGATTGTGGCGGCCTACCTCCCGTTCGAGCTGCCTGCCGCGCCGGAGGAGCCCAAGCCCGCGAAGGGCAAACGCTCCAAGGCCGCATTGGCCGGCGTCGCGGATCCCGCCCAAGACGAACGGACTCGCCGTCGCCTCGCCATTGCGTCGGCTGCCTCGACGCTCGCCCTGCGTGACGCACTGGCGCAGATGATGGACGCCGACGGGTCGCTCGCCTGCTTCGATCGCATCGAGATGCCGCTCGTGCCCGCGCTCGTGACGCTCGAGCGCGCTGGCATGACCGTGAGCCTGCCGCGCTTGGCCGAGCTGTCTGCCGAGCTCGGCGGCCAGCTCGACGAGCTGCGCGAGCGCATCTATGCGCAGGCGGGCGGCGAGCCGTTCAACGTCGACTCGCCGATGCAGCTCTCCCAGGTGCTGTTCGACCGCCTGGGCCTGCCGACGAAGGGCCTCAAGAAGACGCAGCGCGGCTACTACTCCACGAACGCCAAGGTGCTCGAGGACCTGGCGCACGACTGGCCCATCGTCGCCGACATCCTCGAGTATCGTGAGCGCGCCAAGATAAAGTCGACGTACCTCGATGCGCTGCCATTGCAGGCGGGGCGCTGGGGCGACGGCCGCGTGCACACGCAGTACAACCAGACGTCTACAGCGACGGGCCGCCTTTCTTCGAGCGACCCCAACCTGCAGAACATTCCGATTCGCAGCGAGCTCGGCCGCATGGTGCGCGCGGCATTCGTGCCGGAAGACCCCGACGCCTCGTGCATCCTGGGCTGTGACTACTCGCAGATTGAGCTGCGCCTGCTCGCGCACCTCTCGCAGGATGTGGGGCTCATCGCGGCGTTCACCGACGGTGAGGACTTCCACGCCGAGACGGCGGCGCGCGTGTTCGGCGTTCCCCCCTCGGAGGTGACGCCCGAGATGCGCAGCCGTGCCAAGGCGGTCAACTTTGGCATCGTCTACGGCCAGCAAGCCTACGGGCTGTCGACGTCTTTGGGCATCAGCTTCGTCGAGGCCCAGGACATGATCGACCGCTACTACATTCAGTTCCCTGGTGTGCGTGCCTACCTCGACGGTCTCGTCGCCTTTGCGCACGAGCACGGCTGGGTGGAGACGATGTACGGGCGCAAGCGCCACATTCCCGAGCTCTACGCCAAGGTGCCGTCCATCCGCTCGTTTGGTGATCGCACGGCGATGAACCACCCGATGCAGGGCTCTGCGGCCGACATCATCAAGATCGCGATGGCGCGCGTGGCACGGCGCATGGAGGCCGAGGGCTTCAAGGCGCGCATGATCGTGCAGGTGCACGACGAACTCGACTTTGACTGCCCGCTCGACGAGGTCGAGGCCCTGTCGGCGCTCGTACGTGAGGAGATGACGGGCGTGGCGCAGCTGCGCGTGCCACTCGTTGTGTCGTGCGACACCGGGCGCAGCTGGGCGGAGGCTCACTAG